AGAACAGCGACAGCGGCAGGAACACTTTCCAGCCCAGCCGCATCAGCTGGTCGTAGCGGTAGCGGGGCACCATCGCCTTCACCATGGCGAAGATGAAGAACAGGAAGATCACCTTGATCCAGAACCAGAAGAAGCCCGGCACCCAGGTGAACGGCGCGAAATCCGCCGGCGGCAGCCAGCCGCCCAGGAACAGGACGGTAATCAGCGCGCACATCAGGAGGATCGACACATACTCTGCCAGGAACAGCAGCATGTAGGGCGTCGAGGAATATTCGGTGGCAAAGCCCGCCACCAGTTCAGCTTCCGCTTCCGGCAGGTCAAACGGCGGCCGGTTGGTTTCCGCCAGTGCCGAGATGAAGAACACCACGAACATCGGGAACAGCGGGATGAAGAACCAGTTGAGCAGGCCGTAGTCACCGTCCTGCGCGCGCACGATGTCGGACAGGTTGAGCGACCCCGCCACCAGCAGCACGCAGACGATGACAAAGCCGAGCGACACTTCATAGGAGACCATCTGCGCAGCCGAGCGCAGGGCACCCATGAAGGGATATTTCGAGTTCGACGCCCAGCCGCCCATGATGATGCCGTACACACCAAGCGACGAGATGGCGAAGATGAACAGGATGCCCACATTGATGTCGGCGAGCGCCCAGCCATCCGCCATGGGGATCACCGACCAGGCAGTAAGCGCCAGCACGGCTGCCACGATGGGGGCGAGGATGAACACGCCCTTGTTGGCCCCCGATGGAATGACGAATTCCTTGAATACGAATTTCAGGAAGTCGGCAAAGGTCTGCAGCAGGCCGAACGGGCCGACCACGTTGGGGCCACGGCGCAGGCCCACATAGGCCCACACCTTGCGGTCCGCATAGAGCAGGAACGCGATCAGGATCAGCAGGCCGACAATGGTCGCCAGCGTCTGGCCGATGATGATCGCAGCGGTCAGACCATAGGTGCTCAGGAAATCAGCCATTGGTGCCGGTCGCCTCTTTTGAAGTCGCGTCCTGGGCCACCCGGTGCGTTGCCGCCAGCGACAGGTCAGCCATGGTCTTGCTGGCCCGCGCAATCGGGTTGGTCAGGAAGAAATCCGTGATGGCCGGTGCAAACGGCGCGCTGTCCATGGAGGCGTCGGCGAAGGACGGCATGTCGCCGGCTTCCACCTGGCCGAGGCGCATCA
The sequence above is drawn from the Pyruvatibacter mobilis genome and encodes:
- the nuoH gene encoding NADH-quinone oxidoreductase subunit NuoH — its product is MADFLSTYGLTAAIIIGQTLATIVGLLILIAFLLYADRKVWAYVGLRRGPNVVGPFGLLQTFADFLKFVFKEFVIPSGANKGVFILAPIVAAVLALTAWSVIPMADGWALADINVGILFIFAISSLGVYGIIMGGWASNSKYPFMGALRSAAQMVSYEVSLGFVIVCVLLVAGSLNLSDIVRAQDGDYGLLNWFFIPLFPMFVVFFISALAETNRPPFDLPEAEAELVAGFATEYSSTPYMLLFLAEYVSILLMCALITVLFLGGWLPPADFAPFTWVPGFFWFWIKVIFLFFIFAMVKAMVPRYRYDQLMRLGWKVFLPLSLFYLVATAGVLVAFDMLPA